In Novosphingobium sp. RL4, the sequence GGCTGTTCGCCGCCGCCGAACTGCGCTTCGGCACCGGCGACAATCAAAAGCGCGTCCGCATCACCCGCACTGATGGGAGGCCGGCATCGTGAGCGAGATCGATCCTGATAAGAGCGCGAAGCCAGAGCCGACGCCGGTCGACGATGACGCCCGTCCGCTGACCGGCGAGCCAGTCGCACCGATGCGCCTTCGTGCCGAACCGCCGCGTGTCACCCGGTTGTCGCGGAAGGTTCTGGCTGGCCTCGGCCTGGTCGGCAGCCTCGGTATTGGAGGCGCGCTGATCTATGCGCTCCAGACCCGTGATGGCGGCGGCGGCAACACCGAACTCTATTCGACCGAGAACCGCTCGACCGCCGATGGTCTCAACGGCCTGCCGAAGGATTATACCGGCCCGGTTCTAGGTCCGCCGCTGCCCGGAGATCTCGGTCGGCCGATCCTTGATGCGCAGAACCGTGGCCAACCCGTGCCAGCACCGGGCATGGTCACGCCCGGCGCAGTGACGCCCGGCCTCAGCGCCGAAGAGCAGCGCCGGCTTCAGGAGATCGAAGCGGCACGGACCGGCCGGCTATTTGCTTCGACCGAGACGCGGAATACCGGACAGCCAGCCACGACCGCCAATGTCCCGACTCCGCTCCCGGACCTGACCAGCCTCGGTCTCGCGCCGCAGCCGACGACGCCCACAGCTCAGGACCGGCAACTGGCCTTCCTCAATCAGACGGCCGACCGGCGCACCGTCGCGCCCGATCGCGTTGCGGCCCCGGCCTCGCCGAACATCCTGCAAGCCGGGGCGGTGATCCCGGCGGCACTCATCACCGGCATCCGCTCCGATCTTCCCGGCCAGATCACCGCCCAGGTCACGGAGAACGTCTATGACAGCCCCACCGGCCGCATCCTGCTCGTACCACAGGGCACACGGCTGATCGGCCAGTACGACAATGGCGTCGGCTTCGGCCAGCGCCGTGTCCTGCTGGTATGGAACCGGCTCATCATGCCCAATGGCCGCTCGATCGTTTTGGAGCGACAGCCCGGCGCGGACGCCGAAGGCTATGCCGGTCTCGAGGATGGCGTCGATTATCATTGGGGCGAACTGTTCAAGGCTGCCGCCCTCTCGACGCTGCTCAGCATTGGCGCCAACACGGGATCGTCCAGCGACGAGAGCGATCTTCTCAGCGCCATCCGCGACGGCGCATCCGACAGCATCGGTCAGACCGGCAGGCAGATCGTCCAGCGCCAGCTCAACATCGCCCCGACGCTCACTATCCGGCCGGGCTTCCCTGTCCGCGTCCTTGTCGTGCGCGACCTGGTGCTCGAACCCTATGGAGCCACGCCATGACCAAGCTGAAGCTCGGCCCGATCGCCGACGACAAGCCGGTGAAGGTGACGGTGGAACTGCCCGCCGGCCTCCATCGCGATCTTGCTGCCTATGCCGATGTGCTCGCCCGCGAGAGTAACCATCCGCCGACCGATCCCGTCCGCCTGATCGTGCCGATGCTGGAGCGGTTCATCGCCACCGATCGGGCTTTTGCCAAGGCGCGGCGGGCCACGCCGGCAGGTAGGGACGGGCAACCATGATGCCGCCGCCCGTCCATCGTCGCGGGACTGATCGCCATATCCAATCGAGGTATTGCAAAGCGCTGTCTTCACACGCCGCGCAATCCGCCGATGCTGGGAGAATTGCGCGGCATCAGGGCGAAGGGGCGAGTGTCTTTACGATTGATATTCTCACAAGAAGCGATTCCCATGTCCCGGCGCGGCGCTGATCACTCGCAAAGCCGACTCTATGTCGCGTCCGGCATCCTGCCGGACGATCTCTACGACTATGTCCCGCAGGACGAAATCGAGAAGCCGACCCCGCGCATCGGCCGTCCCCCGAAACACGATGTCGAGACCTGGACCGTCGCCGACGACTGGCCCGAGCGCGTGCCGGTGACGGAGGCTGAGATCGATCTGTTCGAGGCGTGGTTCGGCGACATCTTCGACGAGTTGTTCGGGCCGTCCCGTTGAGGGCCGTATAAGTGACGACAGGTCGCGATCGGCCCGACCATCATTCCCCAGGACGCCCATTTCCGACGATCGTCCGAAGCCGTCCTGAGCATCAGGAGGCTTGTATTGTTATCTCAATCTGATATGTATTGGGCATGAGCGAGGGTCGCGATCCGAGCCTTGACGCTTTGCTGGATCTCGACGGCCAAATGCTCGTCGTCGATCCCGCAGGCGGTCACTGGGTCAAGTTCGTGGCGACGCGGATTCCGGTCTCCCCGGAGAAGCCGCATGGCCTCGACTACTCGCTCACGCTTCATGGGCCTTCGGGCGAACGGCTGGTCGGCTTCGACAATGCCCACCCGGTCGGTCGCCAGAAGCGGGGCGAGCCGCAGGATCACCGGCATCGGCTCCAGACCGTGAAGCCATACGACTATCAGGACGCCGGTACATTGATGGCCGACTTCTGGCAGTTGGTGGACGCGGTGCTGAAGGAACGAGGAGTTCTCCCATGACGACGCTGAAGGTCGGGATTGCCGATTACGAAGAGATGAAAGCCCGAACGATGCGGATCGCACGCGGGGAGGAGAAGCCCAGGCCCGACGAGCCGAAGGTATGGTTCACCTCGACCGAATCCTTCGCCAAGGTGCTGTCTGCCGGGAACCGCGAGTTGTTGCGCATCATCGCCGAGCAGGCGCCCGGGTCGGTGGAGGAACTGTCCGACATCACCGGCAGGGCCAAGTCGAACCTGTCGCGGACCCTGAAAACCATGGTCGGCTATGGCCTGATCCGTATGGAGCGCAGTGGGCGCAAGCTCGCGCCGAAAGTCATCCATGATCGCGTGGCGCTGGACCTGCCTTTGACGGAGCACCATGCGCCGCTCGCCATGGCAGCGGGAGGCCGGTCATGAACGCTGAAACACCCAGCATCGCCACGCGCGCCGCCCTGTATCTCCGCGTCTCGACCGCGCGGCAGGCCGAGCATGATGTGTCGATCCCCGACCAGAAGCGCCAGGGCGAGGCCTACTGCCTGTCGCGCGGCTACCAGCTTATCGACACCTTCGTCGAGCCGGGCGCGACCGCCACCAACGATCGCCGCCCCGAGTTCCAGCGCATGATCGAGGCGGGCACCACCAAGCCCGCACCCTTCGATATCGTCGTCGTCCACTCATTCAGCCGCTTTTTCCGCGATCACTTCGAGCTGGAGTTCTACGTCCGCAAGCTGGCGAAGAATGGCGTGAAGCTCATCTCGATCACCCAGGAGATGGGCGACGATCCAATGCACGTCATGATGCGCCAGATCATGGCGTTGTTCGATGAGTATCAGTCCAAGGAAAACGGCAAGCATGTCATGCGCGCCTTGAAGGAGAACGCCCGGCAGGGCTTCTGGAACGGCGCATTACCGCCGATCGGCTATCGCATCGTCGCGGCCGAGCAGCGCGGGGCCAAGACAAAGAAAAAGCTGGAGATCGATCCGCTACACGCCGACACGGTGCGGCTGATCTACCGGCTGGCGCTGGAGGGGAACGGTACGTCCGGCCCAATGGGCGTCAAGGCGATCGTGTCGCATCTGAATGCCCGTCGCATCTTCACCCGCGATGGTGGGCGCTGGGGAATCGGCCAGCTTCACCGTATTTTGACCCGCCGCACCTATATCGGCGAGCACGAGTTCAACAAGCGCGCCAAGACCAAAGAGTTGAAGCCGCTCAGCGAGATCGTCACGGTACCCGTGCCGCCGCTGATCGACCTTGAGACCTTCGACGCGGTACAGGCGCATCTGAAAGCCCGCAATCCCAAGGTCACGCCGCCGCGCGTCGTCAGCGGCCCGACCTTGCTCACTGGCATCTGCTTCTGCGCCAAGTGCGGCGGCGCCATGACCATCCGCACCGGCAAGGGTGGGCGCTATCGCTACTATACCTGCTCGATCAAGGCGCGGCAGGGCGAGACCGGTTGCTCGGGCCGCTCGATCCCCATGGAGAAGCTCGACGACATCGTCGCCGAGCATATCGAGGATCGGCTGCTTCAGCCCGACCGGCTGGAGGAGGTGCTGGCCTCGGTCCTCGACCGCCGGCACGAACGGGCAGAGCGTAGGCAAGAGCATATCGGCGAGTTGAACCGCCGGGCGGCCGAGAGCGACCTTCGCCTCAAGCGGCTCTACGACGCCATCGAATCAGGCGTGGCCGATCTGTCCGATCCGGCGCTGAAAGACCGCATCGCCGGGTTGAAGGCCCTCCGCGATCAGGCGCAGGTGGATGCCGAGCGGGCGCAAGCCACGCTTGAAAGCTCCGGCAATCAAGCGGTCACGCCGGCCACCGTGCGCCGGTTCGCCGACGTGGCGCGCCAGCGCATCAGGCTCGACGGGGGCGGTTATCGGCGGGATCACCTGCGCGCGTTCGCCCAGCGGGTCGAGGTCGCCGAGACCGAAGTTCGCATCATGGGATCGAAGGGAGAGCTGCTTCGCACACTTGCGGCCGTTTCCGGAGGGAAATCGGCGGCAATCGGCGTGCCCAGCTTGGGACTGAAATGGCGGACAGGGTGGGATTCGAACCCACGGTGAGCTTGCACCCACGGCGGTTTTCAAGACCGCTGCCTTAAACCACTCGGCCACCTGTCCGCACGGATTGAGCGCATAGAGAAAACAGCGCGGCTTGCAAGGGGTATGCTTGTTGTCCCACAACGATTGCGGATTGGGACGGATGGCAGTTGGCTTGCGATGACTGTCCACGGCCATGACGCTCAAGGCATTTGCAACTCAGCCGCATTGTGCGAGATTTGCCGGGATGACTGTTTCTTCGAAGCTTCGTTCCCTGCGTCTCCCTTTCCTTGCAGCCGCCCTTGCCGCCATGCCGATGGCCTCGGTTCTCGAGGCGCAGCCAGTGGTTCAGAGCGTGGGAGGGCAGAGCTTCGACAGCTATTTGCAAGCGGTGGGCGCGCGGGCGCGCCGGGAGGGCGTTTCCGAGGCGACCATTTCGCGGGTGCTCACCGGGCTCACGCCGAACCAGCGAGTGGTCGAACTGGATTCGGCGCAGCCAAGCCGCGCGACAACGCCTCCGCCGGTTGCTCCCTATATTGCCCAGCACGTCGGGCCGAGCATCATTGCTCGTGGACGTGCGCGTTATGCAGACCTTTCCGGCATCGTTCCCTCGATAGAGCGTAGATATGGCGTTCCTGCGCCCATACTGTTCGCGATCTGGGGGCATGAGACGAACTACGGCAGCTATGTCGGCGATTTCGACCTGGCGCGCTCACTCGCGACACTGGCCTGGGAAGGGCGCCGTCGGGCGCTGTTCGAGGGCGAGCTTGTGGCGCTGCTCAAGATGGTGGATCAGGGCGTTCCCACTTACCGTCTCAAGGGAAGCTGGGCAGGGGCCTTCGGCTACCCCCAGTTCCTGCCGAGCGTGTACCTGCGGCTGGCTGTCGATGGTGACGGCAATGGAACCCGCGATATCTTCACCAGCCCGGCAGACACTATCGCGTCGATCGCAAATTATTTTCGCGATGCAGGATGGCGTGCGGGGCAGCCATGGGGCGTTCGCGTATCGGTGCCTTCCGGGCTCAATGTCGATAGTTACGCCAGCAAGCTTGCAGCGCCTAGCTGCGACCGTGTCCACGCCCGTCATTCCCAGTGGAAGACCGTTTCGGAATGGCGGGCTCTCGGCGTGACACCGCAGCGCGCGATTGCCGACAACGTGCTGACATCGCTGTTCCAGCCTGACGGGCCGGGCACGCCGGCCTATCTGTTAACCGGGAATTATCGGGTCATCCTTCAGTACAACTGCTCGAACTACTACGCACTGTCCGTGGGGTTGCTTGCAGATGAGATTGCCCGTTAACCATGCGCTGCCACTTGCGGCGCTGATTCTATCGATTGCCGCTCCGGCGTTTGGCAAGGACCGTGGTCCCGTCCTGCCTGCAAGCGGGCCTGCCGGCGACTATCCGGTCGTCCTCGGCGATCCGTTCACCATTGGCGGGACGACGTGGACGCCGATTGACCAGCTCAACTACGATGCCGTGGGAATGGCTTCCGTGGGCCAAGGCAGCGGAGTGACCGCCGCTCACAAGACCTTGCCGTTGCCGGCTTATGTCGAAGTCACCGCACTGGGAACCGGTCGTACGATCCTGGTCCGGCTGGAGCGGCGGGGGCCCATGGTGAACGATGCACTCATCGAACTTTCGCCGGAAGCAGCGGCGCAGCTCGGCATCGCGGGCGGTGCCCATGCACCTGTTCGCGTGCGACGCGTCAATCCTCCCGAAGTGGAGCGGGCCATGCTGCGAAGCGGCGGCAAGGCGCCCGAGCGGATGGAAACGCCGGAAGGCTTGCTCAAGGTCTTGCGGCGCAAGCTCGAAAGCCAGTCGCCGTTGCTGCCGCCGCCGTCCACACCCCCTACGATGCCGAAGGGGCCGGCAGTCCAACCCGCTGCCACGCCGGAAATTCATTCGCAAAAAGCGAATCCCGGCCCCGTCGCGGTAGCGGTGCCGCCGAAGGTTGAGAAAAAATCTCCCGCCACGCAGCAACCCCAGGAAACAGTAGCCCATGTGCCTGCCAAACCTGCGCCATCGGTTGTAAAATATGGCTCGCAAGTTGTTCAGATTGGCGCATTTTCTGTTGAAGAAAATGCTCGCAAGGCAGCGCGTCCTCTTGGTGCAAGCGTGAGCAGGGCGGGCAAGTTCTGGCGTGTGCAGATGGGGCCCTTCGCAAACAGTGCACAAGCCGCCGCAGCGCTGGAGAAGGCCCGGGCGGCAGGGTATAGCGACGCACGAATCCAGCGCGCGAATTGATTTCGGGTCGTTTCGCGCAGGCCAACGCGTCCGTTCCGGATGCGCGGGGAGAAGTCGCGCCTTGAAGTCCTTCCTGAAGTTTGCCCTCCTGCTTGCGGTCCCCGCGAGCGTCATCGCAGCAAGTGCGGCAGGAGCAGCCATTCCCACTCCGCCGCCGGAACTCGCGCCGATCCCGGTAAGCATCCTGGTCGACATCGGTTCAGGGCAGGTTCTTGTCCAGCGCCGCCCCGACGTGCCGTTCCTGCCTGCCTCCGTTACCAAGGTGATGACCGCTTTCGTCGCGTTCGAGGAAATCGATGCGGGCCGGCTCAGCCTTGATCGGCAAATGTCGGTTCGGCCTGAAACGGCGCGGGAATGGTTCGCAAAGGGTACGTCCATGTACCTGACGGAAAAGGATCATCCTACCGTTCGCGATCTGCTCCACGGCGTGATGACGGCATCGTCGAACGACGGCGCCGTGGTGCTGGCGCAGGGGTATGCGGGAAGCGTGCCGGCATGGACTGCGATGATGAACGATGCCGCGCGCCGGATCGGCATGACCGGCAGCCACTACAACACGCCGAATGGCTGGATGGATGACGGCCACACATACATCAC encodes:
- a CDS encoding TrbI/VirB10 family protein; amino-acid sequence: MRLRAEPPRVTRLSRKVLAGLGLVGSLGIGGALIYALQTRDGGGGNTELYSTENRSTADGLNGLPKDYTGPVLGPPLPGDLGRPILDAQNRGQPVPAPGMVTPGAVTPGLSAEEQRRLQEIEAARTGRLFASTETRNTGQPATTANVPTPLPDLTSLGLAPQPTTPTAQDRQLAFLNQTADRRTVAPDRVAAPASPNILQAGAVIPAALITGIRSDLPGQITAQVTENVYDSPTGRILLVPQGTRLIGQYDNGVGFGQRRVLLVWNRLIMPNGRSIVLERQPGADAEGYAGLEDGVDYHWGELFKAAALSTLLSIGANTGSSSDESDLLSAIRDGASDSIGQTGRQIVQRQLNIAPTLTIRPGFPVRVLVVRDLVLEPYGATP
- a CDS encoding DUF2274 domain-containing protein, with translation MTKLKLGPIADDKPVKVTVELPAGLHRDLAAYADVLARESNHPPTDPVRLIVPMLERFIATDRAFAKARRATPAGRDGQP
- a CDS encoding toxin-antitoxin system TumE family protein, whose amino-acid sequence is MSEGRDPSLDALLDLDGQMLVVDPAGGHWVKFVATRIPVSPEKPHGLDYSLTLHGPSGERLVGFDNAHPVGRQKRGEPQDHRHRLQTVKPYDYQDAGTLMADFWQLVDAVLKERGVLP
- a CDS encoding helix-turn-helix domain-containing protein, which gives rise to MTTLKVGIADYEEMKARTMRIARGEEKPRPDEPKVWFTSTESFAKVLSAGNRELLRIIAEQAPGSVEELSDITGRAKSNLSRTLKTMVGYGLIRMERSGRKLAPKVIHDRVALDLPLTEHHAPLAMAAGGRS
- a CDS encoding recombinase family protein — protein: MSIPDQKRQGEAYCLSRGYQLIDTFVEPGATATNDRRPEFQRMIEAGTTKPAPFDIVVVHSFSRFFRDHFELEFYVRKLAKNGVKLISITQEMGDDPMHVMMRQIMALFDEYQSKENGKHVMRALKENARQGFWNGALPPIGYRIVAAEQRGAKTKKKLEIDPLHADTVRLIYRLALEGNGTSGPMGVKAIVSHLNARRIFTRDGGRWGIGQLHRILTRRTYIGEHEFNKRAKTKELKPLSEIVTVPVPPLIDLETFDAVQAHLKARNPKVTPPRVVSGPTLLTGICFCAKCGGAMTIRTGKGGRYRYYTCSIKARQGETGCSGRSIPMEKLDDIVAEHIEDRLLQPDRLEEVLASVLDRRHERAERRQEHIGELNRRAAESDLRLKRLYDAIESGVADLSDPALKDRIAGLKALRDQAQVDAERAQATLESSGNQAVTPATVRRFADVARQRIRLDGGGYRRDHLRAFAQRVEVAETEVRIMGSKGELLRTLAAVSGGKSAAIGVPSLGLKWRTGWDSNPR
- a CDS encoding lytic murein transglycosylase, with the translated sequence MTVSSKLRSLRLPFLAAALAAMPMASVLEAQPVVQSVGGQSFDSYLQAVGARARREGVSEATISRVLTGLTPNQRVVELDSAQPSRATTPPPVAPYIAQHVGPSIIARGRARYADLSGIVPSIERRYGVPAPILFAIWGHETNYGSYVGDFDLARSLATLAWEGRRRALFEGELVALLKMVDQGVPTYRLKGSWAGAFGYPQFLPSVYLRLAVDGDGNGTRDIFTSPADTIASIANYFRDAGWRAGQPWGVRVSVPSGLNVDSYASKLAAPSCDRVHARHSQWKTVSEWRALGVTPQRAIADNVLTSLFQPDGPGTPAYLLTGNYRVILQYNCSNYYALSVGLLADEIAR
- a CDS encoding septal ring lytic transglycosylase RlpA family protein gives rise to the protein MRLPVNHALPLAALILSIAAPAFGKDRGPVLPASGPAGDYPVVLGDPFTIGGTTWTPIDQLNYDAVGMASVGQGSGVTAAHKTLPLPAYVEVTALGTGRTILVRLERRGPMVNDALIELSPEAAAQLGIAGGAHAPVRVRRVNPPEVERAMLRSGGKAPERMETPEGLLKVLRRKLESQSPLLPPPSTPPTMPKGPAVQPAATPEIHSQKANPGPVAVAVPPKVEKKSPATQQPQETVAHVPAKPAPSVVKYGSQVVQIGAFSVEENARKAARPLGASVSRAGKFWRVQMGPFANSAQAAAALEKARAAGYSDARIQRAN